A window of Kyrpidia spormannii genomic DNA:
AAGCTGGACGCCGGCATCCGGGGATCCAGATCGGCCTCGGAGGGCATCTGGGCTATGATCCCCGGCTGGCTCTCATTGTGGAGGAACGGGCGGAACAGGCTCTGGCGGAGATGGACACCGTAGCGGGGTGAGGGAATGTCCCGGTGAGTTGCCCCGGGAGAAAGGGGAATGTGCATTGAGTGGCATGAATTCGTTATCCTTGAAATTCTGCAAAAAAAATCTTGAGAAGTCCGGAGATGTTCTGCGGGCCTTGCAGGAGAGGTACCCCGACCTAAAAATCGAAGTCTCGGACTGCCTCGATGTCTGCGGGCTGTGTACCGACGTGCCCTTTGTCCTGCGAAACAACGCCATTGTTCACGGACGGAACGCCCGAGATCTGTACCTGAAATTAGAGCGGGGCATGCAGCCATTCTTCCGCCGGGAGCCCATCCCGGGAACAGCTGCGGCCATGGCTCTCAACAGTGGGACTGCCGACACCTCGTCCGGTGAATCCTGAATTTCCCCAAGGCTTTCAAGGGCCGGGATGGGCACACATCGTTCCCGGCCTTTTTCCTTTGGGTTCACCCGTCTTCTTCCCCTGTCATATTCTATAAGACGCCATCCCCATGGGATGCGAGGGGGGACGGGTATGAAGACAAGACCCAAAGCACCCGGCCGATCGGTGTATCGCATCGCGGACGTTGTCGAGCGATACAAGGGGGCAGTGGTCAATATCGAGGTGGTGCAGGATATTCCTCGGTCTGCGGTCTCTCGGATCCCGGGATGGCCGTTGCCCCCGCCAGATGAGGGGGGAGAGGATCGGGAACTGCATCAGCTCAATATCGGCTCCGGCTTTTTTTTCGACCGCCGGGGGCTGATCCTAACCAATGAACACGTCATTCACGGCGCTTCTCGAATTTTGGTGCGGCTTTTGGGGCGTACCCGGGTGGTGGAGGCCAAGGTGGTCGGAGCTCACTATGAACTGGATCTGGCGGTCCTCCGAGTGCCCAAGCCTCCTGGACTTCCAATTCTACAATTGGCCAAAAAGCGGGACCTGCGAGTTGGTGAGTGGGTGGTGGCCATCGGCAACCCCCTTGGTTTGGACCACACCGTCACCGTCGGGGTGATTAGTGCTAAGGAACGGCCGATGGCGATCGGAGATCGCAAATATCCCCATCTGATTCAAACGGATGCGGCGATCAACCGCGGCAACAGCGGAGGACCTCTGATCAATCTGCGGGGGAAAGTGGTCGGGATCAACACGGCGGTCAGCCAGAGTTCCCAGGGAATCGGCTTTGCTATCGCGGTGGATGTGGTGCGCAAAGCCCTGAGAGAGATGCGCCTCGGCTTACCCGAGTAGGCGGCAGCAGATTTTGCGCGCTGTTCCACCGCATGCTTCAGGGTGGGCTATAACAGATTGGACTGTACACAATGGGTTCCAATTCAATCTGGTGTCCCCTCCTTACCACCGGTGGTACGTGGTCCGAAGAATG
This region includes:
- a CDS encoding S1C family serine protease; its protein translation is MKTRPKAPGRSVYRIADVVERYKGAVVNIEVVQDIPRSAVSRIPGWPLPPPDEGGEDRELHQLNIGSGFFFDRRGLILTNEHVIHGASRILVRLLGRTRVVEAKVVGAHYELDLAVLRVPKPPGLPILQLAKKRDLRVGEWVVAIGNPLGLDHTVTVGVISAKERPMAIGDRKYPHLIQTDAAINRGNSGGPLINLRGKVVGINTAVSQSSQGIGFAIAVDVVRKALREMRLGLPE
- a CDS encoding DUF1450 domain-containing protein, whose protein sequence is MNSLSLKFCKKNLEKSGDVLRALQERYPDLKIEVSDCLDVCGLCTDVPFVLRNNAIVHGRNARDLYLKLERGMQPFFRREPIPGTAAAMALNSGTADTSSGES